A stretch of Halichondria panicea chromosome 1, odHalPani1.1, whole genome shotgun sequence DNA encodes these proteins:
- the LOC135351193 gene encoding uncharacterized protein LOC135351193 isoform X1 has translation MLKYYTRCFVIFLLSWLYYCQGMSVSVITDDGKDTLSGLYCSTTVKLICNVTNLPFVQWTYNTSKQVIVSFQPDSVVRNLDPIVAFPFYQLTQFNAYKNQMNQSRINASTILTVDLSELYNQNIKTISCGSFVLNKTVPVNISILQPSFPSVSPQVYTAVIVRYNFGLIFSVDVSWRKFQQPDCPEYENFQEYLINVTGCGWTWINPSTCQDNICSSVFSNCTDNMSEITLQAKIADTESEPVVYPTSIDYYNQYFRPAVNQSSKCQVHVQCLPIHRYVRGNQTCTIRYTTDPKYGNLSNPIMNPVGTTPVLLSHITPGSMYYFEFSVLVNDTLLIAERIEYVTESGESFQLGGREGVIIAITSGFLGCSTVHTIIVMCQLKLNKGHPTVSRFISNKHIQILMALILFMFFIACGTLLTTFAIISNDVCLLNQEVPNSLLDAMLVISCVGIGILLLYWVFRRYKIYKQPTKGTQNKPENMTSHCDYALRSNISSQRAQYNTQESPEKTPDSQECQQLHTEGVNEMVPIQKKLSNDSQLMTTPSRKSPPSTLPKQRKSGQHSNSVLYDKVGLAKVKGNVSDITEVELKANESYGHTDKRFSTAKSNVTACPLCSTPASKIQQDLSLRHQYSEIKAKPKGEHPELNAIEQEQIELKSNQSYCQLTSAVGQIGGCEPLHEYDYIYVDS, from the exons ATGCTGAAATATTATACAAGATGCTTTGTAATCTTTCTGCTAAGCTGGTTATACTACTGTCAAG gaatGTCAGTAAGTGTAATTACGGATGATGGAAAAGATACACTTTCTGGTTTGTACTGTTCTACTACTGTTAAACTTATCTGCAATGTTACAAATCTTCCTTTTGTGCAATGGACATACAATACCAGCAAACAAGTAATTGTTAGTTTTCAACCTGATAGTGTAGTACGTAATCTCGACCCAATCGTAGCATTTCCATTTTACCAGTTAACACAGTTCAATGCATACAAAAACCAAATGAATCAGTCACGAATTAACGCTTCAACAATTCTCACTGTTGATCTCTCAGAGCTCTACAACCAGAATATTAAAACTATTTCTTGTGGTTCTTTTGTTTTAAACAAGACAGTGCCAGTGAATATCAGCATCTTGCAGCCATCCTTTCCTTCTGTTAGTCCTCAAGTTTATACAGCTGTGATCGTACGCTATAACTTCGGACTTATATTTAGTGTAGATGTATCATGGAGGAAATTTCAG CAACCAGATTGTCCTgaatacgaaaatttccaagAATACCTCATCAATGTCACTGGATGTGGGTGGACGTGGATCAACCCAAGCACCTGTCAAGATAATATTTGCTCGTCAGTTTTCAGTAATTGTACAGATAATATGAGTGAAATTACCCTACAAGCCAAGATTGCTGACACTGAGAGTGAACCAGTAGTTTACCCCACATCTATTG ATTACTATAATCAATATTTCCGACCTGCTGTTAATCAGTCGTCGAAATGCCAAGTTCATGTTCAGTGCTTACCTATTCATAGATATGTTAGAGGAAATCAAACGTGTACCATTCGATACACTACAGATCCCAAATATGGAAATCTATCAAATCCTATCATGAATCCTGTTGGCACAACACCTGTCTTACTTTCACACATCACACCTGGTTCTATGTACTACTTTGAGTTCTCAGTGTTGGTGAATGATACCTTACTGATCGCAGAGAGAATTGAGTACGTTACAGAATCAGGAG AATCGTTCCAGTTGGGTGGAAGAGAAGGCGTCATCATTGCCATTACATCAGGTTTCTTAGGATGCTCTACTGTACACACTATAATCGTAATGTGCCAATTAAAATTGAata agGGTCATCCTACAGTTTCCAGGTTCATTTCTAACAAACACATTCAAATCTTGATGGCACTGATCCTCTTCATGTTCTTTATTGCGTGTGGAACTCTGTTGACAACCTTTGCGATTATTTCAAATG ATGTGTGTTTATTGAATCAAGAAGTTCCCAACAGTTTGCTTGATGCAATGTTAGTAATTTCATGTGTTGGGATAGGAATCCTTCTCCTCTATTGGGTCTTCAGACGATATAAAATATATAAGCAGCCCACTAAAG GAACCCAAAACAAGCCTGAAAACATGAC GTCTCATTGCGACTATGCTCTTCGTTCGAACATCTCTTCACAAAGAGCTCAATATAACACTCAAGAGTCACCTGAG AAGACACCTGATTCTCAGGAGTGCCAACAATTACATACCGAAGGCGTTAACGAAATGGTTCCAATACAGAAGAAGCTATCGAATGACAGCCAGCTAATGACGACACCTAGTAGAAAAAGCCCACCCTCTACACTTCCCAAACAAAGAAAATCAGGTCAACATTCTAACAGTGTTTTGTACGACAAGGTTGGTTTAGCGAAAGTCAAAGGCAATGTCTCGGATATAACAGAAGTCGAGTTGAAAGCTAACGAGTCTTACGGGCACACAGACAAGAGGTTTTCAACTGCCAAGAGCAACGTGACTGCTTGTCCATTATGTTCAACACCAGCCAGCAAAATCCAGCAAGATTTGTCATTACGTCATCAGTACAGTGAGATCAAAGCGAAACCGAAGGGTGAGCATCCTGAGCTGAATGCTATTGAGCAGGAGCAGATAGAGTTGAAGTCTAATCAGTCGTATTGTCAGCTAACAAGTGCTGTGGGTCAGATAGGGGGATGTGAACCACTGCACGAGTACGACTATATATACGTGGACTCCTAA
- the LOC135351193 gene encoding uncharacterized protein LOC135351193 isoform X3, giving the protein MLKYYTRCFVIFLLSWLYYCQGMSVSVITDDGKDTLSGLYCSTTVKLICNVTNLPFVQWTYNTSKQVIVSFQPDSVVRNLDPIVAFPFYQLTQFNAYKNQMNQSRINASTILTVDLSELYNQNIKTISCGSFVLNKTVPVNISILQPSFPSVSPQVYTAVIVRYNFGLIFSVDVSWRKFQQPDCPEYENFQEYLINVTGCGWTWINPSTCQDNICSSVFSNCTDNMSEITLQAKIADTESEPVVYPTSIDPKYGNLSNPIMNPVGTTPVLLSHITPGSMYYFEFSVLVNDTLLIAERIEYVTESGESFQLGGREGVIIAITSGFLGCSTVHTIIVMCQLKLNKGHPTVSRFISNKHIQILMALILFMFFIACGTLLTTFAIISNDVCLLNQEVPNSLLDAMLVISCVGIGILLLYWVFRRYKIYKQPTKGTQNKPENMTSHCDYALRSNISSQRAQYNTQESPEKTPDSQECQQLHTEGVNEMVPIQKKLSNDSQLMTTPSRKSPPSTLPKQRKSGQHSNSVLYDKVGLAKVKGNVSDITEVELKANESYGHTDKRFSTAKSNVTACPLCSTPASKIQQDLSLRHQYSEIKAKPKGEHPELNAIEQEQIELKSNQSYCQLTSAVGQIGGCEPLHEYDYIYVDS; this is encoded by the exons ATGCTGAAATATTATACAAGATGCTTTGTAATCTTTCTGCTAAGCTGGTTATACTACTGTCAAG gaatGTCAGTAAGTGTAATTACGGATGATGGAAAAGATACACTTTCTGGTTTGTACTGTTCTACTACTGTTAAACTTATCTGCAATGTTACAAATCTTCCTTTTGTGCAATGGACATACAATACCAGCAAACAAGTAATTGTTAGTTTTCAACCTGATAGTGTAGTACGTAATCTCGACCCAATCGTAGCATTTCCATTTTACCAGTTAACACAGTTCAATGCATACAAAAACCAAATGAATCAGTCACGAATTAACGCTTCAACAATTCTCACTGTTGATCTCTCAGAGCTCTACAACCAGAATATTAAAACTATTTCTTGTGGTTCTTTTGTTTTAAACAAGACAGTGCCAGTGAATATCAGCATCTTGCAGCCATCCTTTCCTTCTGTTAGTCCTCAAGTTTATACAGCTGTGATCGTACGCTATAACTTCGGACTTATATTTAGTGTAGATGTATCATGGAGGAAATTTCAG CAACCAGATTGTCCTgaatacgaaaatttccaagAATACCTCATCAATGTCACTGGATGTGGGTGGACGTGGATCAACCCAAGCACCTGTCAAGATAATATTTGCTCGTCAGTTTTCAGTAATTGTACAGATAATATGAGTGAAATTACCCTACAAGCCAAGATTGCTGACACTGAGAGTGAACCAGTAGTTTACCCCACATCTATTG ATCCCAAATATGGAAATCTATCAAATCCTATCATGAATCCTGTTGGCACAACACCTGTCTTACTTTCACACATCACACCTGGTTCTATGTACTACTTTGAGTTCTCAGTGTTGGTGAATGATACCTTACTGATCGCAGAGAGAATTGAGTACGTTACAGAATCAGGAG AATCGTTCCAGTTGGGTGGAAGAGAAGGCGTCATCATTGCCATTACATCAGGTTTCTTAGGATGCTCTACTGTACACACTATAATCGTAATGTGCCAATTAAAATTGAata agGGTCATCCTACAGTTTCCAGGTTCATTTCTAACAAACACATTCAAATCTTGATGGCACTGATCCTCTTCATGTTCTTTATTGCGTGTGGAACTCTGTTGACAACCTTTGCGATTATTTCAAATG ATGTGTGTTTATTGAATCAAGAAGTTCCCAACAGTTTGCTTGATGCAATGTTAGTAATTTCATGTGTTGGGATAGGAATCCTTCTCCTCTATTGGGTCTTCAGACGATATAAAATATATAAGCAGCCCACTAAAG GAACCCAAAACAAGCCTGAAAACATGAC GTCTCATTGCGACTATGCTCTTCGTTCGAACATCTCTTCACAAAGAGCTCAATATAACACTCAAGAGTCACCTGAG AAGACACCTGATTCTCAGGAGTGCCAACAATTACATACCGAAGGCGTTAACGAAATGGTTCCAATACAGAAGAAGCTATCGAATGACAGCCAGCTAATGACGACACCTAGTAGAAAAAGCCCACCCTCTACACTTCCCAAACAAAGAAAATCAGGTCAACATTCTAACAGTGTTTTGTACGACAAGGTTGGTTTAGCGAAAGTCAAAGGCAATGTCTCGGATATAACAGAAGTCGAGTTGAAAGCTAACGAGTCTTACGGGCACACAGACAAGAGGTTTTCAACTGCCAAGAGCAACGTGACTGCTTGTCCATTATGTTCAACACCAGCCAGCAAAATCCAGCAAGATTTGTCATTACGTCATCAGTACAGTGAGATCAAAGCGAAACCGAAGGGTGAGCATCCTGAGCTGAATGCTATTGAGCAGGAGCAGATAGAGTTGAAGTCTAATCAGTCGTATTGTCAGCTAACAAGTGCTGTGGGTCAGATAGGGGGATGTGAACCACTGCACGAGTACGACTATATATACGTGGACTCCTAA
- the LOC135332671 gene encoding ATP-dependent DNA helicase RecQ-like, which translates to MSPEYLLTDLQWRDNIQSPVFQANLVALVIDEAHCVTKWGKAFRTEFANLGEVCSLVPEGVKVMSLTATATIKTRKAICKSVGLINPVIISESPHKPNIKYIVQVNPPPIEETFAPLIEEVRRYRQLTDRAIIFCRTYDSMTHIYLYFKNRLGKEILNPMSAPDMAQFRLIDMFSACTQPDVKEEIIRSFSIPNSQLRVVIATIAFGMGIDCSNVRRIMHWGASDDVEQYLQESGRAGRDHLLAHAILYHKVPDVVTRDLSEDMKEYCINKSVCRRTMLFKKFNGYTEHLYAGNELCQCCDICECVCMCAKCSF; encoded by the exons ATGAGTCCAGAATACCTGCTCACAGATTTACAGTGGAGAGATAATATTCAAAGTCCTGTATTCCAAGCAAATCTTGTTGCCCTTGTTATCGATGAAGCACACTGTGTAACAAAATG GGGTAAAGCTTTTCGAACTGAATTTGCCAACCTTGGAGAAGTTTGCAGTTTGGTGCCTGAAGGTGTTAAAGTGATGAGTCTAACTGCTACCGCCACAATCAAAACACGAAAAGCTATTTGTAAGAGTGTTGGATTAATCAACCCTGTTATAATCTCCGAGTCCCCTCACAAACCCAACATCAAATACATAGTTCAAGTAAACCCTCCACCGATTGAAGAAACATTTGCCCCTCTTATAGAAGAAGTCAGGAGATACAGGCAATTGACAGACAGAGCTATAATCTTCTGCCGAACATACGACAGCATGACACACATCTACCTGTATTTTAAGAACCGGCTTGGAAAAGAGATTTTAAACCCTATGAGTGCTCCTGATATGGCTCAATTTAGACTTATTGATATGTTCTCTGCTTGCACTCAACCTGATGTAAAGGAGGAAATCATACGCTCGTTTTCAATCCCTAATTCACAACTTAGAGTTGTGATTGCCACAATAGCCTTTGGAATGGGCATTGACTGCTCCAATGTCAGAAGAATTATGCACTGGGGAGCATCAGACGATGTAGAACAGTATTTGCAAGAATCAGGACGTGCTGGGCGGGATCATCTCTTAGCCCATGCTATTCTTTATCATAAAGTTCCAGATGTAGTTACAAGGGATCTATCCGAAGATATGAAAGAATATTGCATTAACAAGAGTGTATGTAGAAGGACTATGCTTTTTAAAAAGTTTAATGGATATACTGAACATTTATATGCTGGAAATGAACTGTGCCaatgttgtgacatttgtgagtgtgtatgtatgtgtgccAAGTGCTCTTTTTGA
- the LOC135351544 gene encoding uncharacterized protein LOC135351544, producing MISTQTVPNPAFISVELSSVMQSDQWNFGNFSSTLTLDISELEEQHINEIRCGDPVTHQTITIDVQVVACPASRQQIRYEATLTGNDYHHISTTNSGTCTMVCSVTFTVPLSRDGNYVLELQAINDVGRSDPVLHNIVIVTDSSSNGVSIGVTVATTVVVFIFSLVLGFVTGVGTYYIVLKKLLIIKLKRETESGVQPREDAPEIRIQESREIYREVIYSNPETAQQNEDLTHSYCEADDPIIGSSIYTKSSVSSKEPIPNESYGKPKKERSRPDEEMRLKANLSYDKVGILKRSGARRGKMNMEANQSYGLARVSTDPEDKVEYDYVDNELLQSCK from the exons ATGATTTCTACTCAAACTGTACCAAATCCAGCCTTTATTTCTGTTGAGTTGAGCTCAGTTATGCAGAGTGATCAATGGAATTTTGGAAACTTTTCTTCAACTCTTACCCTCGACATCTCAGAGCTTGAGGAGCAGCACATTAATGAAATCAGATGCGGCGATCCGGTAACGCACCAGACAATCACAATTGATGTTCAG GTTGTGGCATGCCCTGCTTCTAGACAACAAATACGCTATGAGGCCACCCTAACTGGGAATGATTATCATCACATCTCAACTACTAATAGTGGTACCTGTACAATGGTGTGCAGCGTCACATTCACTGTCCCGCTTTCCAGAGATGGTAATTACGTGTTGGAGCTCCAAGCTATCAACGACGTGGGGAGAAGTGATCCTGTCCTACATAATATTGTTATAG TGACAGACAGCAGTTCCAATGGTGTATCTATCGGAGTGACCGTAGCAACTACTGTTGTTGTATTCATATTCTCTTTGGTACTCGGTTTCGTCACGGGAGTTGGTACATACTATATTGTGCTGAAAAAATTACTCATCATAAAATTGAAAAGAGAAACTGAGTCTGGAGTGCAACCGAGAGAGGATGCACCGGAGATACGAATACAAGAATCAAGGGAAATTTATCGGGAGGTTATCTATTCGAATCCAGAAACAGCACAGCAAAATGAAGACCTGACTCACTCTTATTGTGAAGCCGATGATCCAATAATAGGCAGTAGTATTTATACAAAGTCGAGTGTAAGTTCAAAGGAACCAATTCCTAACGAGTCTTATGGAAAGCCAAAGAAAGAACGTTCCCGACCAGATGAAGAAATGAGATTAAAAGCTAACCTATCTTACGATAAAGTGGGAATTTTGAAAAGAAGTGGAGCTAGAAGAGGCAAGATGAACATGGAAGCGAATCAGTCGTATGGTTTGGCAAGAGTATCCACTGACCCAGAGGATAAAGTGGAGTACGATTACGTTGACAATGAACTGCTTCAATCTTGCAAATAG
- the LOC135332513 gene encoding serine/threonine-protein kinase Sgk2-like, translating to MLGVVKVFFGRHKENGAFYAIKVLQKKAIIKHSEVERILAKRSVAIHPFLVKLHYSFQTKKKLYFLLDYVNGGKLSSYLRRQKNNVFDEHSARFYAAEITSALEYLHGLSIIYWDLNLENILLDANGHIILTDLGLRKEEVTFRETVTTSGIPKCPAPEVLRNEEYDFSVDWWCLGVVTYEMMCGQAPVNFYSEDGSQKHKNIIQMPLHINSRAQDLLEKLLQDKNNRLGDAKDIKAHMFFNSINWDYLFDKRLKPPFNPPPVKDTLKLGDFGSELTAVAISGAQGVPCVSIADDTFNVMN from the exons ATGCTTGGAGTTGTTAAA GTCTTCTTTGGTCGACACAAGGAAAATGGTGCTTTCTATGCCATAAAAGTCCTACAAAAGAAAGCAATCATCAAACACAGCGAGGTTGAACGCATATTAGCCAAGAGAAGCGTCGCGATCCACCCATTTCTAGTGAAGCTACATTACTCCTTTCAGACAAAGAAAAAGCTGTATTTTTTGTTGGACTATGTGAATGGTGGAAAGCTGTCCTCTTATCTGCGAAGACagaaaaataatgtgtttgATGAGCACAGTGCAAG ATTCTATGCTGCTGAGATCACCTCTGCCCTCGAGTACCTACACGGTCTCAGTATTATCTATTGGGATCTCAATCTTGAAAACATCCTACTGGATGCTAACGGTCACATCATACTAACAGACCTTGGACTCCGCAAAGAAGAGGTCACATTTCGAGAGACAGTAACAACTTCTGGCATCCCCAAATGCCCAGCCCCTGAGGTGCTCAGAAATGAAGAATACGATTTCAGCGTCGACTGGTGGTGTCTAGGCGTGGTAACCTATGAAATGATGTGTGGGCAGGCACCAGTAAATTTTTATTCTGAAGATGGTTCTCAAAAGCACAAGAATATTATTCAGATGCCACTACATATAAATTCCCGTGCACAAGACCTGCTCGAAAAATTGCTACAAGACAAAAATAATCGATTAGGTGATGCTAAAGACATTAAGGCTCACATGTTTTTCAATTCCATCAACTGGGATTACCTGTTTGATAAGCGATTGAAGCCTCCGTTCAACCCTCCTCCGGTAAAGGATACCCTCAAACTTGGAGATTTTGGGTCTGAGCTTACTGCCGTGGCTATTTCTGGCGCACAGGGTGTGCCATGTGTGAGCATTGCTGACGACACTTTTAATGTAATGAACTAG
- the LOC135351193 gene encoding uncharacterized protein LOC135351193 isoform X2, which produces MLKYYTRCFVIFLLSWLYYCQGMSVSVITDDGKDTLSGLYCSTTVKLICNVTNLPFVQWTYNTSKQVIVSFQPDSVVRNLDPIVAFPFYQLTQFNAYKNQMNQSRINASTILTVDLSELYNQNIKTISCGSFVLNKTVPVNISILQPSFPSVSPQVYTAVIVRYNFGLIFSVDVSWRKFQQPDCPEYENFQEYLINVTGCGWTWINPSTCQDNICSSVFSNCTDNMSEITLQAKIADTESEPVVYPTSIDYYNQYFRPAVNQSSKCQVHVQCLPIHRYVRGNQTCTIRYTTDPKYGNLSNPIMNPVGTTPVLLSHITPGSMYYFEFSVLVNDTLLIAERIEYVTESGESFQLGGREGVIIAITSGFLGCSTVHTIIVMCQLKLNKGHPTVSRFISNKHIQILMALILFMFFIACGTLLTTFAIISNDVCLLNQEVPNSLLDAMLVISCVGIGILLLYWVFRRYKIYKQPTKGTQNKPENMTSHCDYALRSNISSQRAQYNTQESPETPDSQECQQLHTEGVNEMVPIQKKLSNDSQLMTTPSRKSPPSTLPKQRKSGQHSNSVLYDKVGLAKVKGNVSDITEVELKANESYGHTDKRFSTAKSNVTACPLCSTPASKIQQDLSLRHQYSEIKAKPKGEHPELNAIEQEQIELKSNQSYCQLTSAVGQIGGCEPLHEYDYIYVDS; this is translated from the exons ATGCTGAAATATTATACAAGATGCTTTGTAATCTTTCTGCTAAGCTGGTTATACTACTGTCAAG gaatGTCAGTAAGTGTAATTACGGATGATGGAAAAGATACACTTTCTGGTTTGTACTGTTCTACTACTGTTAAACTTATCTGCAATGTTACAAATCTTCCTTTTGTGCAATGGACATACAATACCAGCAAACAAGTAATTGTTAGTTTTCAACCTGATAGTGTAGTACGTAATCTCGACCCAATCGTAGCATTTCCATTTTACCAGTTAACACAGTTCAATGCATACAAAAACCAAATGAATCAGTCACGAATTAACGCTTCAACAATTCTCACTGTTGATCTCTCAGAGCTCTACAACCAGAATATTAAAACTATTTCTTGTGGTTCTTTTGTTTTAAACAAGACAGTGCCAGTGAATATCAGCATCTTGCAGCCATCCTTTCCTTCTGTTAGTCCTCAAGTTTATACAGCTGTGATCGTACGCTATAACTTCGGACTTATATTTAGTGTAGATGTATCATGGAGGAAATTTCAG CAACCAGATTGTCCTgaatacgaaaatttccaagAATACCTCATCAATGTCACTGGATGTGGGTGGACGTGGATCAACCCAAGCACCTGTCAAGATAATATTTGCTCGTCAGTTTTCAGTAATTGTACAGATAATATGAGTGAAATTACCCTACAAGCCAAGATTGCTGACACTGAGAGTGAACCAGTAGTTTACCCCACATCTATTG ATTACTATAATCAATATTTCCGACCTGCTGTTAATCAGTCGTCGAAATGCCAAGTTCATGTTCAGTGCTTACCTATTCATAGATATGTTAGAGGAAATCAAACGTGTACCATTCGATACACTACAGATCCCAAATATGGAAATCTATCAAATCCTATCATGAATCCTGTTGGCACAACACCTGTCTTACTTTCACACATCACACCTGGTTCTATGTACTACTTTGAGTTCTCAGTGTTGGTGAATGATACCTTACTGATCGCAGAGAGAATTGAGTACGTTACAGAATCAGGAG AATCGTTCCAGTTGGGTGGAAGAGAAGGCGTCATCATTGCCATTACATCAGGTTTCTTAGGATGCTCTACTGTACACACTATAATCGTAATGTGCCAATTAAAATTGAata agGGTCATCCTACAGTTTCCAGGTTCATTTCTAACAAACACATTCAAATCTTGATGGCACTGATCCTCTTCATGTTCTTTATTGCGTGTGGAACTCTGTTGACAACCTTTGCGATTATTTCAAATG ATGTGTGTTTATTGAATCAAGAAGTTCCCAACAGTTTGCTTGATGCAATGTTAGTAATTTCATGTGTTGGGATAGGAATCCTTCTCCTCTATTGGGTCTTCAGACGATATAAAATATATAAGCAGCCCACTAAAG GAACCCAAAACAAGCCTGAAAACATGAC GTCTCATTGCGACTATGCTCTTCGTTCGAACATCTCTTCACAAAGAGCTCAATATAACACTCAAGAGTCACCTGAG ACACCTGATTCTCAGGAGTGCCAACAATTACATACCGAAGGCGTTAACGAAATGGTTCCAATACAGAAGAAGCTATCGAATGACAGCCAGCTAATGACGACACCTAGTAGAAAAAGCCCACCCTCTACACTTCCCAAACAAAGAAAATCAGGTCAACATTCTAACAGTGTTTTGTACGACAAGGTTGGTTTAGCGAAAGTCAAAGGCAATGTCTCGGATATAACAGAAGTCGAGTTGAAAGCTAACGAGTCTTACGGGCACACAGACAAGAGGTTTTCAACTGCCAAGAGCAACGTGACTGCTTGTCCATTATGTTCAACACCAGCCAGCAAAATCCAGCAAGATTTGTCATTACGTCATCAGTACAGTGAGATCAAAGCGAAACCGAAGGGTGAGCATCCTGAGCTGAATGCTATTGAGCAGGAGCAGATAGAGTTGAAGTCTAATCAGTCGTATTGTCAGCTAACAAGTGCTGTGGGTCAGATAGGGGGATGTGAACCACTGCACGAGTACGACTATATATACGTGGACTCCTAA